ACGAATGTTGGCTGTAAAGGAACTCGAAAAAATAGAAAAAATAAAGGTCATCTACTTTGAGAACTATAACCTTGAAGAATGGTTAAGGAATGTTTCTTTTAGAGAAGAAAGACCTGTAAGGTGCCAAGTTTGCTATTCAATGAGACTGGAAATGGCTGCAAGCGTTGCAAAGAAAGGAAAGTTCGACTTTTTTACTTCAACCCTCTTTTACAGTAAATATCAAAAAAGGGAACTGATGCTACCTCTAGCCGAAAATGCGGCTAAAAAATTTGGAGTTAGGTTCTTAGACATTGACTTTCGAAAAGGCTGGAAGGAAGGAATAGAGATTTCAAAGGAGTATAAACTGTACCGTCAACAGTACTGTGGTTGTATTTACTCAGAGAAAGAAAGGTATACAAAAAACAACAAAGTAGAACCTGAGTGGTGCAAGAAAGAAATCTTAAAAGAAAGCGAAAGAATTTTGGAGTTTTTCAAATAATTACAGGCTTTCCATATAGAAAGCCCTGACAAAAGACTCTATTCTGCCCAGTTTCTAAAGAAAGATCTCTTAGAAGTTCTTCTAACTCTTGATTTTCAAC
The sequence above is a segment of the Desulfurobacteriaceae bacterium genome. Coding sequences within it:
- a CDS encoding epoxyqueuosine reductase QueH, producing the protein MRVLLHICCAPCACYPLKVLKGKGYEVVGLWYNPNIHPTTEFAKRMLAVKELEKIEKIKVIYFENYNLEEWLRNVSFREERPVRCQVCYSMRLEMAASVAKKGKFDFFTSTLFYSKYQKRELMLPLAENAAKKFGVRFLDIDFRKGWKEGIEISKEYKLYRQQYCGCIYSEKERYTKNNKVEPEWCKKEILKESERILEFFK